One genomic window of Myxocyprinus asiaticus isolate MX2 ecotype Aquarium Trade chromosome 5, UBuf_Myxa_2, whole genome shotgun sequence includes the following:
- the apom gene encoding apolipoprotein M gives MLTTLWGIFGSVVSLLYAGLQGMVPCLPPAPLPSSVINTDQYMGNWYFVAAAAWDEDGIKALTGTDSSYLHIQKSTNSTLTVTEKTRGEECQTKSWDYFVYSVTDPFLLRTDFEAAAVIWDGKWINCPSCILILMMDENDEMYTLLYNRNETTTDEVMQEFKSKMECVLMEDLIKAPKTNGYCK, from the exons ATGCTTACCACATTATGGGGTATCTTCGGCTCAGTAGTGAGTTTGTTATACGCAGGGCTGCAGGGCATGGTACCATGTCTTCCTCCAGCTCCTCTCCCTTCTTCTGTTATAAATACTGATCAG TACATGGGCAATTGGTATTTTGTGGCAGCAGCTGCATGGGATGAAGATGGTATTAAGGCCTTAACGGGCACTGACAGTTCTTACCTTCACATCCAGAAAAGCACCAACTCCACCCTGACAGTGACTGAAAAAACACG TGGAGAAGAGTGCCAAACAAAATCTTGGGACTACTTTGTTTACTCTGTGACAGACCCATTCCTGTTAAGAACAG ATTTCGAGGCCGCTGCAGTGATTTGGGATGGCAAGTGGATAAACTGCCCCTCATGCATCTTAATATTGATGATGGATGAAAACGATGAAATGTACACTTTGCTATACA ATCGTAATGAAACCACAACAGATGAAGTAATGCAGGAATTTAAATCAAAAATGGAGTGTGTTCTTATGGAAGATTTGATCAAGGCTCCTAAGACAAACG gttactgtaaatga
- the LOC127440982 gene encoding tripartite motif-containing protein 29-like, producing the protein MTDATGQLQEMICLKHDRLLELYCRTDKQCICILCVVDEHKTHKTVSAAAESTEKLRYLGETKTKFEQRIQEREEELQELRETVESHKRSAQSAVEDSERIFTELIRFIERSCSEVTQLIRHQEKAAVSRAEGLLERLEQEIADLRRRDAELEQLSHTEDHIQFLQNVQSYCVPPGSSDITVSSHFSFDDVINDVSQLREKLEHVCKEEQEKNIW; encoded by the exons ATGACTGATGCCACTGGGCAACTCCAGGAAATGATCTGCCTTAAACATGATAGACTGCTGGAATTGTACTGTCGTACTGATAAGCAGTGTATTTGTATCCTGTGTGTGGTGGATGAGCACAAAACCCACAAAACTGTTTCAGCTGCAGCAGAAAGCACTGAGAAACTG AGATATTTGGGGGAAACCAAGACAAAGTTCGAGCAAAGAATCcaggagagagaggaggagcTTCAGGAGCTGAGAGAGACTGTGGAGTCTCACAAG CGCTCTGCACAGTCAGCAGTGGAGGACAGTGAGAGGATCTTTACTGAGCTGATCCGCTTCATTGAGAGAAGCTGCTCTGAGGTGACACAGCTGATCAGACATCAGGAAAAGGCTGCAGTGAGTCGAGCTGAAGGACTCTTGGAGCGACTGGAGCAGGAGATTGCTGATCTGAGGAGGAGAGACGCTGAGCTGGAGCAGCTTTCACACACAGAGGATCACATCCAATTCCTCCAG AATGTCCAGTCTTACTGTGTTCCTCCTGGATCTTCAGACATCACTGTCAGTTCTCACTTCTCTTTTGATGATGTAATAAATGATGTCTCTCAATTGCGAGAGAAACTGGAGCATGTCTGTAAAGAAgagcaagaaaaaaatatttggtag
- the LOC127440317 gene encoding transmembrane protein 71-like isoform X2 has product MALFFRGAVTSSPIKTRSLASEHICHSLDISHFSDSSFECFSTNPLTGSVCACRRSPRLLANGYYVLTEDSFSTDEEGNITLTPSQTSISYKENLVRIFRRRRRAKRSLASLLGDMSQSCQSWLEGSVFRKSDPITPLQSSSWEVEELDHNYEKDTPMSFTYDPTDSVSSPDKVAPQTQLEEEEPQSDTCPAHEQFSQSVSGLLDVPPPSMCHLNSYSLSSKRSSDTVLLRVLLLTLTLCLCIAISSRWLLGGVSVAVAFFVLLYSL; this is encoded by the exons ATGGCTTTGTTCTTCAGAGGAGCTGTTACGA GTTCTCCAATTAAGACCAGGAGCTTGGCATCTGAACACATTTGTCACAG TCTTGACATCTCCCACTTCTCTGACTCTTCCTTTGAGTGTTTCTCTACCAATCCGCTGACCggctcagtgtgcgcttgtcggCGAAGTCCGCGCCTACTAGCAAATGGTTACTATGTACTGACAGAGGACAGTTTTAGTACAGACGAGGAGGGTAACATCACCCTGACTCCCTCACAAACAAGCATCTCATACAAAGAGAATCTCGTCCG aaTATTCAGACGACGACGCAGGGCAAAAAGGTCATTGGCCAGTCTTCTGGGTGATATGAGCCAATCATGCCAGTCCTGGCTGGAAGGAAGTGTTTTTAGAAAGTCTGACCCCATCACTCCCCTCCAGTCATCATCATGGGAGGTGGAAGAGCTGGACCACAACTATGAGAAAGATACACCTATGAGCTTTACTTACG ATCCCACAGATTCTGTTTCCTCCCCTGATAAAGTGGCTCCTCAAACACAGCTAGAAGAGGAGGAGCCTCAGTCTGACACATGCCCCGCCCACGAACAATTCAGCCAATCAGTGAGCGGTCTTCTAGATGTTCCGCCTCCATCCATGTGTCACCTCAACAGTTATAGTCTATCCAGCAAGAGATCgtcag acaCTGTGTTGCTGAGAGTCCTCCTGTTGACCCTCACTCTGTGCCTCTGCATTGCCATATCCTCcag GTGGCTGCTGGGAGGAGTTTCTGTTGCAGTGGCATTCTTTGTTCTGCTTTATTCCCTAT aa
- the LOC127440317 gene encoding transmembrane protein 71-like isoform X1 — protein MALFFRGAVTSSPIKTRSLASEHICHSLDISHFSDSSFECFSTNPLTGSVCACRRSPRLLANGYYVLTEDSFSTDEEGNITLTPSQTSISYKENLVRIFRRRRRAKRSLASLLGDMSQSCQSWLEGSVFRKSDPITPLQSSSWEVEELDHNYEKDTPMSFTYDPTDSVSSPDKVAPQTQLEEEEPQSDTCPAHEQFSQSVSGLLDVPPPSMCHLNSYSLSSKRSSDTVLLRVLLLTLTLCLCIAISSRWLLGGVSVAVAFFVLLYSLCVSKSGRVSWRRAKTEDITSKNE, from the exons ATGGCTTTGTTCTTCAGAGGAGCTGTTACGA GTTCTCCAATTAAGACCAGGAGCTTGGCATCTGAACACATTTGTCACAG TCTTGACATCTCCCACTTCTCTGACTCTTCCTTTGAGTGTTTCTCTACCAATCCGCTGACCggctcagtgtgcgcttgtcggCGAAGTCCGCGCCTACTAGCAAATGGTTACTATGTACTGACAGAGGACAGTTTTAGTACAGACGAGGAGGGTAACATCACCCTGACTCCCTCACAAACAAGCATCTCATACAAAGAGAATCTCGTCCG aaTATTCAGACGACGACGCAGGGCAAAAAGGTCATTGGCCAGTCTTCTGGGTGATATGAGCCAATCATGCCAGTCCTGGCTGGAAGGAAGTGTTTTTAGAAAGTCTGACCCCATCACTCCCCTCCAGTCATCATCATGGGAGGTGGAAGAGCTGGACCACAACTATGAGAAAGATACACCTATGAGCTTTACTTACG ATCCCACAGATTCTGTTTCCTCCCCTGATAAAGTGGCTCCTCAAACACAGCTAGAAGAGGAGGAGCCTCAGTCTGACACATGCCCCGCCCACGAACAATTCAGCCAATCAGTGAGCGGTCTTCTAGATGTTCCGCCTCCATCCATGTGTCACCTCAACAGTTATAGTCTATCCAGCAAGAGATCgtcag acaCTGTGTTGCTGAGAGTCCTCCTGTTGACCCTCACTCTGTGCCTCTGCATTGCCATATCCTCcag GTGGCTGCTGGGAGGAGTTTCTGTTGCAGTGGCATTCTTTGTTCTGCTTTATTCCCTAT GTGTGTCTAAATCTGGGAGAGTCAGCTGGAGGAGAGCAAAGACTGAG GATATCACGTCTAAAAACGAGTGA